The Labilibaculum sp. sequence TACTCAGAAGCGAAAACTGAAATTTTTGACTAGTGGAATATTGTAGCTGCATCCCTTGCTTTAGCTATTGGCTTTGGGAGTTTAATGTACATCATGAACAACCAGTCTGCTTATTCAAATGATAAAGTTTTTAGCAACTACTATAAACCATACAACGTTGTAATCAACACACGTTCGTCTGATATCATGATAGATAATTTATTGGTTACAGCTTTAAAAAGCTATGAAACTAAAGATTATCGAACCGCTTTAACTTTATTTAAACAAATATTGGATAAAGACAGCACGAACATCACAGGTAATTTTTATTCGGGCATTTCGAATATCGAAATTAATGAATACTCAAAAGCAAATAAAAACTTTAGCAGAGTATTAAAGCATAAGAATAACCTGTTTATAGAGCAATCTGAATGGTATTTGGGTTTTTGTTACCTAATGACCAACGAGAAAGAAAAAGCTCTTAAGCAATTCCATGTAATTGCCCAGGGAAATAGTTTTTATAAGACAAAGGCTTTGGAAATAATTAACAGGCTGGAATAGATCACTTCATCATTCATCAAAATAAAGTAAGCCATCCAATAAAATTGGGTGGCTTTTACTTTTGTAATTGTAGTTCAATCAGATTTATTGCCCCTGAATAATGAGATATAGGCCGGGAAAGCTTTTAAGACTCTAACGTAAAAAACATCCATTTCCTGCTCTTATATCTTCAGAGTCTGAGCACCACTTTAGGCGATTTTCACTAACTAAAATAGCGTGATTCTATGCAACAGCTTTACCTTTAAATTTTTTTCGGAAAAATAAGAATAAAATTAATCCAACAGAACCGAAAGTAAAGTATATTAATTTATTAAATATCCCATTATCATATAACGGATCCACATCTCCTAATGTAACATATCCCGACCAAAAATAAGGATGTGATTTTAATGCATCTGCGGTTTTTAAATATTCCAATTTGGCTTGACGAAGAGCATTATCCTTCTTCAATCCCTGAGATAAAAAGGTATAGAAATTACTCATTAGATTTGATCCTGTTTTATCCTCTACGGTCCACAAAGTCATGATTACACTTGGACAGCCTGCATAGAAGAAACCACGTGCTAAACTCATTACTCCTTCTCCCTTCAATAACTTACCATCACCAGTGTTACAAGCACTTAAAACAACCATTCTTGCATTAAAATTCATGTTGTAAATTTCATGCGTGTTTAGAAGGCCATCTTGTAAAGAGTCAGAATTTTGTGTGAAAACGAGTTTTGAATACATCGGATTTTCATCATCAATAATAGTGTGCATTGCCAAATGGAGCACATCATAATCACCCGAATTCGCTTTAAAATTAGCTTCCGTGGCCATATCATCAATAAACAAATCACCGGGTATAACTTTTGATATATTTGTAACTTCCTCCTTTACCCCGGTAAGGGATATAATTTATCCCGATAAGCTCTTTCCGTTAGTAAAATTGAATCATCAACACCATCATAAGAAGGTGCAAAAGCTAAAACTGATTTGGTTGAAGAAAAATTATAACTGCTCGAATGATTTTTGAACCCAAGAGTAGCTGAATTGTGGTAAGTAATTGAATTATCTTTTATTAAATATTCCAGATTTCTATAATTCATCGTTGTAGAATCCGCTTCCTTTTTCAAAAGCACACCAAATGGAATATAGGCCATTTTATCATCAGGAACTATGAGAAGATTTTTTCCGCTTATTAAACTGTCTTTGTCATTTAATAAATGTTGATACAATATATGTGCTGATTTTGTATACCTTTTA is a genomic window containing:
- a CDS encoding CHAT domain-containing protein; amino-acid sequence: MFIDDMATEANFKANSGDYDVLHLAMHTIIDDENPMYSKLVFTQNSDSLQDGLLNTHEIYNMNFNARMVVLSACNTGDGKLLKGEGVMSLARGFFYAGCPSVIMTLWTVEDKTGSNLMSNFYTFLSQGLKKDNALRQAKLEYLKTADALKSHPYFWSGYVTLGDVDPLYDNGIFNKLIYFTFGSVGLILFLFFRKKFKGKAVA